TACGTTGAGGTTGGACGAGTTGCTCTCGTCAACTACGGCAAAGACTACGGCAAGCTCGTCGTTATCGTCGATGTCATCGACCAAAACAGGGTATGATCTTGCTTTTTTATTTACGCAAAATGCCATTTTTCCTCAATGCATTTTGCTTCAAAGTTTTCTGCTTTACGATTAAAACGCCGAGTAAAGTAATGGGTATGTGTTTGTTTAAGAAGATGTTTCATGAATATATTGTAAGAAATAAATcagattttgtgaaatattatatgaaattaaacagaattttgatgaaattttacAAGAAAATAAGCAGATTTTGAGTTTGTAAGTAGATTATTCTGTGTTAATTATTTTGGCAAGGAATTGACAGACTTGCTGTTTGTTTTGCAGGCTCTGGTTGATGCACCTGACATGGTGAGGACCCAATTGAACTTCAAAAGGCTATCGCTCACCGATATCAAAATCGACATCAAAAGGGTTCCGAACAAGAAGACTCTGATTGCTGCAATGGAGGCTGCTGGTgagttttgacttttgaatGAATATGGAAAGACGAGAATTTAAGATGtatctaattttattttcttgttaccAACTGAATTGAGTTTTTTGGGAATGTGGTTGGCAGACGTAAAGAACAAATGGGAGAAAAGCTCGTGGGGCAGGAAGCTGATAGTGCAGAAGAGAAGAGCTGCACTCGACGATTTTGATAGGTTCAAGCTTATGTTGGCAAAGATCAAGGTGTGTTATTAATctcacatttttcttttctaaaaacTGAGTTTCCTTGTTCctcttatttgtttaatttctaGTTTTGTATGTTCATAAGATTTTCATTCAATGTGTGAGAAGTTGACAAAACCGTTGAGGGTAGGCTTTCGGCGCTCACCTTCCCTTTTTCACACCTAATGTTAAGACACTGCCACTTAGGTATCGCTAGCTTTTAAATCTGGAAAGTCTGCCGGGATTGGCCTGTGCAATTTCTACCGGGAGCTAAATTATTTCTTCAGTTTCAATTGCATGGTAGTTGTTGCTCAAACCCCTCGTAAAAGGGACAGAGCTGATGCAAAGTAAAGGGATGAATCTTttgatgcaaagtaaataattGAAGTTTTAGGAAACCCGATCAGATGACTGCCTGATCGGGTTTGTACGGAGGGCTGGAATTCAACTGAAACCTCAGTTGTTGGTTCACtggttaatttgtttttgtgaaTGTTGTTTTGGTTTTCATGTTTGTACAGAGGGCTGGAATCATCAGGCAGGAGCTAACGAAGCTCAAAAAGGAGAGTGCAGTCTGAACGCAGTCCCGTTAACATATATCGGCGTGTTTATGTTTCGATTCGTAGTTACGAGTGGAAATTTTGAACCTTGTATGGATTTCTTTGAAATGAAACACATCCGACGAATTTTCGATCACAAATTAATCCTCCGTTATGTTAAATCATAGTTTTCACTTTCTAAGACCTGTTTGATCTCGTTTTTAGATGGAGGATGCGACTCCTCTGATGAACCTTTGGTGGTGCAGAATTGGTGGCATGTTTCCCCTGCTGCTTTGTTTCCTTATAAAGACCTATCTATGAAATTGCCCTGATCTGAATGTGAAATTTCCAAATCAGTGGATTCTTCTTTGTCGGCGATTAAAGTTAGAACACTGCTTGGCTCCTTATGTTAAAGTACGGTTCCTCCTTGCATGCAAATCACATCTTAACGCAAACAGCTACGTTTGTAAATTGTGATTTCTGCAATGAGGAGTGGTTAATTACCAAGTGTTTTCCTAAAAATTATTTCCCCTAACGACATGACTAATCATATCAAAACCAAAAAGCccatattataatttataagcATGTTTGGCTAAACCTtgcaaaaagactcaaacttagggtttagggtaaCATTACACAGCCTACACCACCTTCTTTCCATTCtcaattattttaattgaaaaaaaaattcaatataagAAATCTATAGACAAAGGTATAAAGCAAGAGAAAGCAAAGAACATAAAATGGTGAGGGGGATGTCGGACTGAAAACAGAGCATCTGAGCAAATGTTAGAAGGCACTTGGAAGTTTACTAACACCATAAGAAAAGCAACCGGCTGGTTCGAGCTGCTTGCAGAACAGCATGGATGACCGTTACCTCGACAACGATTGGTTTGTAGTACTCCATACTGATCCTCCTTGAGTTCCATGAAAGTGCAAACGAGTGCCAATCCTGCTTGAAATTTACCATTGATGAATGTTGCACGACCAAGCATGAAATTTAATGTTGAACAGGACTAGATCCACTGATGAGTGCCACGGAGTATCTTGACATAAAAGGTTCTTTTCACTGGACGAGCGACTTTGACCAAGGATCGGAAGCTATCTCGTATGCAGCTGGATAAACAAAAAAGAGTCATAAATCAGTTAACAAGCATGATTTTGCTGCTCTGCACAACATAGTCAAGCAAAACCTCCCCTTTTCAACTATTATTCATCATCTCTAAGAAAATATTAGAGAAGCATAGATTCTACACAGCAAGTAACGGGCGGATTCACATTAGAACCATGTTTTGAGTCGggaacaaaatattttttgtccTATAATTACAAAAGTTTCATGATGAACATAGCACTTTCAGATATTTACACTCTTTTCCACTGGAACTCCATGTAAACCTCTCACCTGGAACTTAAAAAGGAGCCTCGAGTGATTCATCCCAAACTTCTACACTTCCATTAGAGGCATTCTCACCATCTTCTTCCATTGACAACCGTATATATTCTCTGTGTGCAAAGCGGTCCCACTCAGTCAAAGTTGGATCCTCACGTTCCTGCATGCATCAAAATGCCAGAACACCATTATTGTACCTGAAAATCACCCAGTATTTCTCAATTTCTCAT
This genomic stretch from Pyrus communis chromosome 2, drPyrComm1.1, whole genome shotgun sequence harbors:
- the LOC137724536 gene encoding large ribosomal subunit protein eL14z-like, translated to MPFKRYVEVGRVALVNYGKDYGKLVVIVDVIDQNRALVDAPDMVRTQLNFKRLSLTDIKIDIKRVPNKKTLIAAMEAADVKNKWEKSSWGRKLIVQKRRAALDDFDRFKLMLAKIKRAGIIRQELTKLKKESAV